A window of Chloroflexota bacterium genomic DNA:
AACCGCAAAAAGGGCCACGATCGCCACTTCAAGCGCGACTACTCCTACGTCTGCCCCTCGCGGTTCGAATACCGGTGGCAGTGGTTCTGGGACTCCTGCTTCCACGCCATCGCGCTCACGCACATAGACCCAGGCGCCGCCAAACAGGAGCTGCGCACCCTCTGGTCCATCCAACGCCCGGACGGCTTCATTCCCCATATGGTCTTCTGGGGAACGCGCTTCTGCTCTGGCCCCACAGGCTACATCCAAGGCAAGCCCTCGTGGCGGCCTAAGATGACCGCCCTCATCCAGCCGCCCGTCCTCGCGCAAGCCGCCCTTCGCGTCGCCGATGCGACCCGGGACAAGGACTTCCTGCGCGAGGCGATTGATCGCTGCAAGCGCTACTACCTCTGGCTGCTCGATCACCGCGACCCGGATGCCGATGGCCTCATCTCCGTCATCTCCCCGTACGAGACGGGCATGGACCATCTGCCCGCCTACGATGAAGCCCTCGGCAGCGCCAACCCCTCGCGCTGGGGCCTCCAGGTGCGCGATCGCCTCCTAGACATCGGCAACCTCACCCTGGGGCGCGGCTATCACCTGCCGACGATCTTCCGCCGCGATGCGTTTAACGTGGAAGATGTGCTCATGAACTGCCTCTACGCCCAGGGCCTGCGCGCCATCGCCGCCATGTGCCGAGCGGCCGGCCAGGAGGCGGAGGCTACGCCGTTTACCCGCATGGCGGAGCGCACGGAACAAGCCCTCCTTGCCAAGTGCCGTGATGCGCGCACCGGCCTCTTCTGGGGCCTTGCTGGCAAGAGCGAGCGCCCCCTGCGGACCGTCACCATCGCCAGCCTCATGCCCCTTCTTCTGGATGGCCTGCCCAAGGAGATGGCGACGCGGCTCGTGGAAGAGCACCTCCTCAACGCCGAAGAGTTCCGGCTGCCCTATCCCGTGCCTACCGTCGCCAAACACGAGCGCGCCTTCAAAGCCGATGAAACCTTCCTTATCTGGCGCGGACCTACCTGGATCAACACCAACTGGTTCCTTTACCAAGGCCTGCGCAAACACGGCTTTGAGCAGCAGGCGCGCCACATCGCGCAGAAGTCGGCGGAGCTGGTGCTCAAATCAGGCTTCCGGGAGTACTACAACCCCATCACCGGGCAAGGCTACGGCGCCAAGGAGTTCGGCTGGTCAACGCTCGTTGTAGACATGCTCTAGCCACAGCCCGCATATCCCCCTTGTCCCCATGTGCTAATCTCATTCCCGCGCATCCCATCGCGATCCAGGAGGCACCATGTTCATCCTCACCTCTCCCGCCATAGAAGACCAGGGCATCTACCCGGACAAGTTCACCATGGCCAAGGGCCAGAACAGCTCCCCGCCGCTCAAGTGGTCCGGCGCGCCCAAGGGCGCAAAGAGCTACGCCGTCACCCTGGTGGACCCCGATGTTCCCTGGGGCAAGTTCGGCCTCCCCGGCCCGGGCATGGTCCCGGGCGATCTCTTCGTCCACTGGGTCCTTTATGACGTCCCGGCGAACGTGAAGAGCCTCCCCGAAGGGGCAAGCCCAAAGGGAAAGATCCCCAAGGGCGCGAAGCAGCTGGACAACACCTGCCTCGAGTTCGGCAAGGACTCGCCCTTCTACCAGTTCCGCCAGGGCTACCTCGGCTCCGCGCCCCCGGCGGGCGATAAGGCCCACCGATACGTCTTCACCGCCTACGCCCTCAGCAAGGCCAAGCTCCCCCTTGCTCCCGGCGCTCGCTACACCGATTTCATCGCCGCCATCTCC
This region includes:
- a CDS encoding YbhB/YbcL family Raf kinase inhibitor-like protein, whose product is MFILTSPAIEDQGIYPDKFTMAKGQNSSPPLKWSGAPKGAKSYAVTLVDPDVPWGKFGLPGPGMVPGDLFVHWVLYDVPANVKSLPEGASPKGKIPKGAKQLDNTCLEFGKDSPFYQFRQGYLGSAPPAGDKAHRYVFTAYALSKAKLPLAPGARYTDFIAAISGNVLARSSFLVYFGVKA